Genomic DNA from Salvia miltiorrhiza cultivar Shanhuang (shh) chromosome 1, IMPLAD_Smil_shh, whole genome shotgun sequence:
AAATGTCAAATTTGTATTGAAGCAAAAATGACTAAGTCTCCGTCTCATTTATTGATAGGAGCACCAAACCTTTAGATATATTTCACATCGATGTATGTGATTTAAAGTTTGTGCAAATTAGAGAtggtaagaagtactttatTACCTTTATTGACGATTGCACAAAATATTATTACCTTTACttatgaaaagtaaagatgaggctattgaagcttttagaaacttcaaaatgaagccgagaatcaaatTGGAtatttggataaagctggtgaagacgCCAAGTGGCttagaaatttcctcgaggatattccatgttggtcgaaacctgtgtcgtccgtgataattcattgtgatagtcaagtaGTTATCGAGCACAAAatagtttgtataacggtaagtctaGACACATTCATCGACATCATAATATCGTGAGACATCTGATCATAAGTGGTGTTATTACAATTGactatataagatcaattgataatatAGCAGATCCCTTGactaaaagtatccatcgagatcagatgtataagctattagggggaatgggtttgaaatTCACATCTTAAGGATGATCATAGTGgaaacccaaccatgatgattGGAGAATCCCAAGAACATGGTTTAATgagacaactaagctatgaaagtctgtatgttgaacactcgaattgcctattccttgtagaacagtgagtgttctaAAAATCTGCatgtggtgaggttaagtctttgacttttaacaGTGAGTGTTCTAAAAATCTGCatgtggtgaggttaagtctttgacttttaatgactctagaataCCTCTAGAAGGTCAAGTATAACATGATACTTgaagttaagagtcacctatatAAGTGTGAAGTGTGGCCGCTTCAATAGACGCACTTATGAATTCAAaggggtgttccaaggcctgtaatggacacaaacgtgagaacgaataagggttgaagcaatattgtgtcaatgtTGTTGACTCGCTATACACcaaggaggactagttcaaggaacaatATCCACTAGGGCGCAAGTATACTCAATAAGATTGACTATggtaggttcaaagccacaagctacctttccaaatacaatgttgtttcttaagaggactgagctaagtgtctGCATACATTTGCATATGGCTTTCTCACTcttgtgggggattgttggaaaaaTGAGAGTgtaaatgttaaattaaatattttttatttgattaaatatttattaatttgttctACTCGTCTCGTTGAGTAGATCATAGTATGTTCATTTTCTCAATGTGAATGAGAAATGATAAAATCGTGTGTTGATAGACTTCTCTGATTCTGTTTCAAACTGTAGACAGTTTGATTCAGAACCTAAGAAGGTTTAAGGAGGTATACATATATATTCCAAAACGTAGCCCAAACCGCAGGCGGTTTGGTCCAGCACACAAGAGGTTTTTAGCATGCGAGCCTTGATAGTATTCAAGGTGAAACTCCCAATTTTGAATATATGGTTTATGGCTATTCATGCTATAACCGTTGTAACAGCCATATGGCGAATTATTACACTTAATTGTGTGTTATTTCCCGATGATGAGACcagcctataaataggtctaGAGCATGGCATTGTTGGACACACAGAACATTTGCACTTTCATACATTACATACTAGCTCAAATTCTCGATCCTTGCTCAGTTcgtcggagctcgccggattgtagtgctacatccaacgagacgttgccgttttacctttggggaagaatTGCCAACACCGAGAGCACTACCTGGGTAAAATTCTTCTTGCGGGAAGCGTTCCATCTCGACTCGCTACCATTCCtagtttgttttatttctttgtaATCAGTTTTAGTTTCTCTCCTTGTTACCTCTAATTCATCTATTTTCAAGTTCAGATTTTAGTTCATTTATTTAGTTTGAGTTATAAAAGTTCTTGAACGTGTACCCGGTGCTTacaaaattaatctctttatattAATCTCATCCTCGCCCTCTTGCTCAGCAGAGAGTTGAAGTAGCGTAATTCCTACACGTTCCTTTCTTTGTTGGAAGAAATCACCCAAAGCCAATCCCGCACATTATGCTTCTTTAAGTACTCCCATTGGTCTtatcctatttttctttttgggttgttccattgatcttgtcctgtttttatatttggtaatgattttacactataaacaaTATGGCCCTAcatctttacacacttttactacactaattGAAATGAGACAAgccaggacggagggagtatttctttgTCAAATAATTCAAATACCTTTTGGAGAAAGTGGAATCGGCAATGACGGTGATCTTGTTCTTGTTGCGACGGACCGCAATGAAATTACCGAGAGTACCAGCTTTACTGTCGACCTTAATTCTCTCATGCACTCAGGCACCAACCCAATCACACACAAGAACAAATTGATAAATTAGTCCAAAGAAAGCATTCATTCACAAGCTCGACAGGAAGAAAATGTGAGATTTTTATTACTTGATAGAAGCCATGACTAACTCCACTGCCGCAGATTTGAGGCATGTCTCAGAAACCACGACAAGAACTGATTAACTAATTTGACAAAGAAAAACATCAACAGAGCGCAAGAGGCTCGAATTCAGACAAGTAGGAATTAGCTGAAGCTCTGAACCGATTCAGAGAAGAAGATATGTGATGAAGCTCCATCATTGTGTTCGATGTTAGGTTTCTTCATTTTATGAAACTGTATGGGATTGAGTACTTGAGCTTGAACGATTCGGCCTCCTTGGTCGCCGCCGCGATTTTCTCGGATATAAAAAATCGAGAAAAAGATTTCTGCGATTCATTTATCGTGTGGCTCGATTGTGCGTTGCTTCTGTCTCTGCAGCTTTTTGAGGGATTGTTGCTATGGCGGCAACCAATGAGGGCTTCACCGACATGGTTGGGGAAATTTCCCAAACCTagggtgttttttttttgtttggggggaggggaaatTGAAGAAATTTCTTATTGTTGAAGGAGCTCCGATCATTTTCGTCGGCGAGGACGAAGGCGGCAGTGGTGGGTGTTGTCCATCGGTGTGGCGGCACCAGGCGGTGGCTAGCGGCGTGAGGCAGAAAAGGGTTCTGTGTGCTTGCATTTTCTATATTTGTGTGAATAAATTTCTCCGGCAAGAGAAGTGGTTGATCAAAAGAGTTTCAGATACTGGAATTTTTCAGAGAAGTGGTTGATGAAAAAAGTTTCAAATATTagaactttttaattttaattaatcgTGAGAGAGAGAATCATTAGAGAgaatataagaaaaataaaatatacgtGGGATAACAATCGTTAGAGAGAATATGGGAATGATAGAAAGGATATAATATACGTGGGATAGCAATCGTTCGAGAGAATGTGAGAAGGATAAAATATATGTGGGATAGAGAAAATATGGCGGTAAGATTTTACTGTTAAATtgctattttatataatatatagattcttGAATGAATTCATTGTTTGGTTTAGGATAGCTAAAGAATGAGCAGAAAATACAACAAATTAGCATTAATGTGTGGATACTAAACTTTAGATAcaatgataaaatgataaaggatgaaaaatatttaagaTTGTTGATTGCCAGATGTCCAATATGGATGAGATTGTAGATTCTAGGGCATGTTAACATTGTTGAATGCTATTTTTACCTAAATAAAAATCTATACTTTTTTATCACCTCATATCCTCTTATTTCATgcaaatgaaattatttttactcaaaTTGAGCTCCATTAAATATTAGAATTAGAATAGAGGTATGTGATTCTTATCCAAAGTTGTGAAGAAAGCAAAGGAGCAAGATCTAAAGTAGTGGAGAGGACAAAAAATAAATCTGAAGTAGTggctattataaaaataaaatattgatttGCTTACCTCAACCTCGTTCGATCAACTTGTAAACCCATCGAGTCAGTCCATCTAACCCGTTGGCACGTGTTCACTGCGTATATTTATATTCAGCCCTACATATGATTCTAAGGGGCCGTTCGGTTTGAAGGATTAGATAggattagattagattaatCTTATCATATCTTGTTCGGTTGGGTGGATACGGCCCGTGATTCAATCTTGGGAGAGTGCCACATAGGATTAGTCTTGGTGTATGAGTCTTGGCTTACCTCCTATGACAAAATTAGTCTTGGGCCAACTCAATCTTAGATAATATCGGGCTAATTTAATATCGGCAACCGAACGCCCCCTAAATGTGCACGTCAACTTGGTAAGGAGGATGGGGAAACCGCTAACAAAGTCTTGTGTCTTTGAGTCACCTGATATCATGATATCTTTCGGtactcttttattatattttgaattGTAGTCATAGACTTAATTGAGAAATATATTTCCTGCTATaggtcttcatacatatagtctatGCTTTTGTTGTTATACTCTCAAATGCTTTGATTAGTAATTTCTTGAAGAATTCTAGGTCATGTAATGATCCCATAAGGGAAATTTTACCTTTGATTCCTTtatctatatatttatgttttagtaGTGTTTTGTCATCTTATTTTGAAGTATTCCAATGATCATTGAGACATTGCTTGATTGTTCTATAAACTTGTTAAATGGTTTATACTTAGCAAATGCTTCTGCTAGATTTTGGATAGTTTCTAtccctctttttccttttttttatttaatcctACGATAATCGATCTACACTATCACTGGCCAGGCATCGGGCTACGACATAAACCCATCGAGTCGGCCTATCTAACCCGTTGACCCAATCGGTCTGGTTCGTTTAActtgtttttaattttgtattataaAAATTCAACCCTATTCCTttaatgttttttatttattcaagtCAATGCATAGATTTTGAGCTGAATTAACATCTCTATATAAATGTAacacttttattttaatcaagAAAATACGTGAATGGGCCTGTTTAACCCACTAGAACGACAGCCCAATAAGATGGCACGTGGCCCATTTAGGTCCCCAATTCACTCTTATCACTTTTCATCATCTCAGTCTCTTAACATAAAAAAGGAACAAAAGATTTGTTGGATGTTTTATAGAAAAATCAGTGGCACGCATGCACTTAACCAATATGTGGATGATAGAGCTGCTTCATCTTCCTCCATGTTGTCGTTGGCAGTATCCACATTCTCAAAGTtgacaccaaaaaaaaaaaaacgttgaaaaaatatatttgaagaTGCTTAATTGATTAAACAATACAAAAGAGAATCGCAAACACTTCCTGCAACAATACAAGAAAAATGGCGACAACAGGAGGATCTGTTGCTGCTTTCAGATGCCCATCTTCTTATTTGTGCCAGAAAAGcagatcatcatcatcatcgtcactGGTATTACTTCAAGATTTTCCCTACTGCATGCAAAGATCTTCATAAATTATGTTTCTGATAATTGTTCTTGGCTTTAACCAAGTTCATTGGTGCAGGTTGTGAGTGTAATCAGCCACCGGAGAAACACGTGCTGTTTAGCAGTTCAAGAGCCATCTACATCCACAGGTAAGCTTACACTGCCTTTCATTAGTTGCAAATCAATCAATTTTTGAtatcttcctatatatatacacatgatGATTGTTAAATCAGTTGCTGCTGAAAAAAAAGGAGGGAAAAGAGGCGGTGGAAGCCGGAAGGCGCAACTGCAGACACTTCTAAACCAAAGCCAAAGCCAAAGGTTGCAGCAAAAGCTCTGCCTGAAATGATGGAAGAGGATGTCATCCCTTCACTCAAGGCAACTCTAGAAGCTCAGCAAGATATCTCCGAGCTCGAGCTTTCCTTCAATGAGAACAAGGTAGGTGATTCGATCATCCCTGCATTTGCTCTTTTGTGAATTGCTCATTCTTGATTTTGTTTTGCAGTTGGAAGGCTCTTTCGTGAAGAAGGAGATACCTTATTCATTCTGGGCATTTTTCCCAGATGGGACTCTCAATGGTATGTGAATTTCATTTCAAGAAAATAGATATGTTGATTGGTTTGTGATATGTTTGAACACTACAGGACCCAAGGGTTTCTCCATATCCTCATATGGTAGAGGAGTTAGCACTGTGGAGCCCTTTCTTGTTGATGAGAAGAAGCCTACATCAAAACATGTTGTCTTTTGGGTTGAGAAGCGTTTGGCTGCTCAAGGCATAATCCCTGTCTGGCAAGACTGGTGatcaatttttttgaaatgtAAATCAAATTTCTTCTTCATCATATCTTGTTTCCATGCTTGAACATTAACATAGATGCCAAAATTCAATGTATCTTCACCAAGCAACTCAATGCAAAAATCATCTGACAAGTCCTCATCCAGAATATACctagaaatactccctccgtcccactccaaatgtcccattttctattttgagttgtctcatttcttttttttggcaatacactctctctctc
This window encodes:
- the LOC131014434 gene encoding uncharacterized protein LOC131014434, with the protein product WKPEGATADTSKPKPKPKVAAKALPEMMEEDVIPSLKATLEAQQDISELELSFNENKLEGSFVKKEIPYSFWAFFPDGTLNGPKGFSISSYGRGVSTVEPFLVDEKKPTSKHVVFWVEKRLAAQGIIPVWQDW